TTCCTGAAATAAAGCACCAGGCTTTTTCCCAGTACAGGATTTAAAAGACGGTCAGCCATGCGGGTGATTTTGGGCTTTTTCATCAGATCCCAGGTCAAAAACCGGTGGTATGCCGCCACCGGTGCCGCGGAATCGTTTTCCGGCCCGGCCATGCACTTGAGCCACCAGTAGGGTGAGTGCAGGCTGTGGGCCCAATGGCGGCTCGTCAGCTCCAGGCCCAGGGACGCAAACAGGCCGGTGATCTGTTTTTTTCGGTATATGCGCACATGGCCGCCATCGGTGTTGGAATAGGTTTGCGAAAGTGCCCAGCAGATCCTTTCCGGGAAATACCGGGGCACGCTGACCGCCAGGCTTCCACCGGGCTTGAGGATCCTGAAAAGTTCTTCTGCGGCCTGCTTGTCATCGGCGATGTGCTCCATGACCTCGGAGCAGATCACATGGTCAAAGCTGTGATCAGCAAAGGGCAGCTTTAGAATGCTTGCGGCGCACAAGGCCCATTTGCCCTGATAGGGCCCGCCGTACTGCTCGTGAATCCGGATGTGCTCATCTGCTTTTGCCAGATCTGCAATGTTGATGTCTGCACCCACCACCGTGACCCCTGGCCGGGCGCAGGCCC
The window above is part of the Desulfosalsimonas propionicica genome. Proteins encoded here:
- a CDS encoding class I SAM-dependent methyltransferase, with the translated sequence MKGPLMITIDYNRLDIRSGHRILDMGCGAGRHVCGACARPGVTVVGADINIADLAKADEHIRIHEQYGGPYQGKWALCAASILKLPFADHSFDHVICSEVMEHIADDKQAAEELFRILKPGGSLAVSVPRYFPERICWALSQTYSNTDGGHVRIYRKKQITGLFASLGLELTSRHWAHSLHSPYWWLKCMAGPENDSAAPVAAYHRFLTWDLMKKPKITRMADRLLNPVLGKSLVLYFRKAA